The following proteins come from a genomic window of Halorussus halophilus:
- the aglF gene encoding UTP--glucose-1-phosphate uridylyltransferase AglF — MKAVVLAAGEGTRLRPLTEDKPKGMVEVDGKPILTHCFEQLADLGADEFVVVVGYRKQDIISHYGDEFDEIPVTYAHQREQNGLAHALITVEEHIDDDFMLMLGDNIFDANLEDVVSRQQEDRADAAFLTEEVPYEEAGRYGVCDTNHFGEITDVVEKPEDPPSNLVMTGFYTFTPAIFHACHLVQPSNRGEYEISEAIDLLIQSGRTIDAIRMDGWRVDVGYPEDQEKAEQLLQGDDPAELVEASAE; from the coding sequence ATGAAAGCCGTCGTACTCGCTGCAGGGGAGGGAACTCGCCTGCGGCCGCTGACCGAAGACAAACCGAAGGGAATGGTCGAAGTCGACGGGAAACCGATTCTCACCCACTGCTTCGAGCAACTCGCTGACCTCGGGGCCGACGAGTTCGTGGTCGTGGTCGGCTACCGCAAGCAAGACATCATCAGCCACTACGGCGATGAGTTCGACGAGATTCCAGTCACGTACGCTCATCAGCGTGAGCAGAACGGGTTGGCTCACGCCCTCATCACGGTCGAAGAGCACATTGATGACGACTTTATGTTGATGCTGGGCGACAACATCTTCGACGCGAACTTAGAAGACGTGGTCTCGCGCCAACAGGAAGACCGGGCCGATGCCGCGTTCCTCACTGAAGAAGTACCCTACGAGGAGGCTGGTCGATACGGTGTCTGTGACACGAACCATTTCGGCGAAATCACGGATGTCGTCGAGAAGCCTGAGGACCCGCCATCGAATCTCGTGATGACCGGCTTCTATACGTTCACGCCCGCCATCTTCCATGCCTGTCATCTCGTCCAACCGTCGAACCGCGGCGAGTACGAGATCAGCGAAGCGATCGACCTGCTCATCCAGAGTGGCCGCACCATCGACGCGATTCGCATGGACGGCTGGCGTGTCGACGTGGGGTATCCGGAAGACCAAGAGAAGGCCGAACAACTCCTGCAGGGCGACGACCCCGCCGAACTCGTCGAAGCGTCTGCGGAGTAA